DNA from Stutzerimonas decontaminans:
CGCTCGCTCATTGATCGGCGAGCCGGATCCTCTGGCAGCGCTGCTTGGCTGGAAAACACCTGAAGAGCGGTAGCTTTCCCATCATCCCGTTTGATCGTTTCGCAATTGGTCTCGACGGCTTCGTCGGACCAGCAACCAGTACTATAATACCTGATATCGCCCATCTTCTCTTTCTGTAGGTATTTTAATACTGACTAGGCAGGCTTTTTGCGATATATTCGGAACTAAAGTGCCGGTTGTATATTGGGCAGGCTTATGGTTGAAAAACTTACGATCCAGACCCACATCGAGGGCCGCTGGCGAGATGCGCTGGTGCTCTCGATCACGGACATTCGTCATGTGGGGGAAGCGAGATGCACGACCGCCTACCTGCAGCCGTACCTGGTCGACTTCATTGGTGACCTGGACTCGCTTCTCGAGCCCGCCATTAGCGTAAACCTGCCGGTGAATTGGAATCTGGTCGAGACCAGGGGCTATCCGGCTTTCGTTTATGACCTAATGCCAGCCGGTGCCGCTCGCAGATCGCTGGAGAAGCGCTTCGGCGGTGAGAAGCCCGACGGAGTCGATCTCGATTTCTTTCTGCTAAGCCGCTGTACCCCGTCGTCGATCGGCCATCTGCGCGTAAAAGAGTCTTTCGACCACGTGGACCAGACGCGCCGGGAAGCTTTTCCTCGCCGCGAAGTCGTGGACAGGACCAACGATTTTCTCGAGTACGCCTACGAGTCAGGGGCTGCGCTGGGCGGCGCCACCGGTGCACAGGGCGAGGCGCCGAAGCTGCTGATGGTCGAAGGCGTAGATGGGGCGCTGTATGCAGACGCGATGCTGTCCGACGATCTGGCCAGGCGTCATTGGCTGGTCAAGTTCGCGCGCAACCAGGTGACCGAGCGGGACAAGAACATCCTCCGCGCCGAATTCCACTACTACCGGGCGGTCTCGGCCCTCGGCTTGAACACGGTCTCGACCGACGGCCTCGTGCTTGAGGAAGCCGAGAAGCCAAGCCTGTGGATGCCACGCTTCGATCGTCGAGTCGAGCAAGGTGCGGTCGAAAGGATCCCGGTCGAGTCGATCTACTCGGTCTGCGCAAATACCGTTCCGGGGTCAAGGATGAACCATGAGGACGTGCTGGGGCGGTTGATCGGGCTCTGGGCCTCCAACAACCAGGTCGGCGAACTCGAGGAGCTTGTCTTCGAGTACCTGCAGCGCGATCTGTTGAATCGGATCCTCGGCAACTCTGACAACCACGGACGCAACATGGCGATTTTCCGACATCACGGCAGATTCGAGCTCGCGCCCATCTATGACCTCGCGCCGATGGTGCTGGATCCGGAGGGTGTCACGCGGGTGACCAAGTGGAGGCCGGAACACATGGGAAGCCCGGACTGGCGAGCGGTCTGCGATTATTTCCACGCCATTACCGATCCGGCTGCGCTGTTCGAGCGCCTTCGGGCGGCTGCGCAGAGATTCAGAGCATTGCCCGATCTGTTGATCGATTTGCCCGCAGAGGTGCGGCAGGCCCGGACCATCCCGCTGAACAACCTGGACACACGCCTGGCGGAATGGGGGTTCAGATGAGCACGCCCAATAGCGAGCAAAGAAAGCAGATCATCAACGACATCATGCAGGGCCATGCGTCGGGAAGGGAAACGCTGGGGACCTCTATACGCCGGTTGCGCCTCGAGGTGACCGGTTTCGACCAGGCGACCTTCGCCGCGATGTGCAACCTTTCCGTCAAGGCCCTGTACAAGCTAGAGACCGACAAAGGTAATCCAACCCTCGGCACCATCGAGGCGATCCTGAGAAAATTCGGGCTTCGCCTTGGGCTCGTTGCGGGCATACCCGCCTCGTCCGTTTCTCTGCGTGAGCCGTCGTCGGATGTGGCCCGCCCGGTCCGCGGAGCCAACCCCCGCCGCAAGCACGTCGAACGGTGAGCAGGGGCGATGGCGGCTCCGCCCGATAAGGGCGGCGAACGAAGATAGGTGGACTAGCGCCGGGCAGGTCTGGAGATTGAGTCTTCGTCGTCTCGCTCGATTTTCATGGCCGGCCATGTATCGGTGCGGAACGCGGCCGATACGGGCGCAGCGGGATATCGCGGTTGACGATGATTCGCAGGGGAAGACCAGGCCGCTGGCTGAGTGTCGGCCGGATGTCCACGTTCCGACGGGTGACCTCCTGGCCGACCTGGTTGACCGAGTCTTGCAAGCTGTCACGACCGGCTATCACGATTCGATCCCCCTCGTTGCGACTGGCCGGGGCCGCCAGTTCGGCGCCAATTCCCAACAGGCTGGTCAGAGCCGCGCCGGCAACGATTCGATCCCAGTGCCAATCAACGCCGTCCTCGAGGCCGGCATAGCCTTGGGGGTCACTTGCGATCGGGTTGTCGAGTTTCAGCGACGAGGTGTCGGGGAAAATGAGTCGGTGCCAGACCACGTCGATACGGCTCTGCCCGTGGCGGATCTGGCTGTCGTAGCGGCCAAGCAGACGAGCACCCTGGGGAATGAGCACATGTGCTCCGGTCGCCGTGTCGTAGACCGGCTCGGTTACCGTGGCGATCACGTCGCCTGGCAGGTCGGACTTGATGCCGGTCACCAGCGCGGCCGCGATCACGCTCCCTGCCATGACCTGATAGGGCGAGGCCGGCTTCTGCACCAATGCGGATTCGCTCATTTGTGCGTCTGAGGTTTTACTGACAAGCGCCTGGTTGCCACTGGGGCTCTGAACAGAGCGGCCAGGGCGACCCGGATCAATGACGGGCTCGCTTGCTGACCGGGTGTTGTTGGCCTGGAAGAAGAGAGGTGAGAGGCGCGCTTGCTCGTCCTCTTCCGCGTCCGCCAGTTCGGCCGTTTTCGGCTCGACGTCGCCTGGGTGCGATGGGGCATAAGCCAAAGGCTCGGTTGTCGCGATATCGGCTCTATCGGTACGGCTACTCGACGCTGGGCGGGGCGACGCCAATTGCGAATAGTCCTTTGCAAGTGTTTCGAGTCGCTCCGGTCGCATATTGTGATCGACGTTGAAGAGTTCTCCCGCCGCGTTCTTGCGCGTTTGATCCTGCGGATTCAGTCCCAGGAGTAGGGCGATGAGCGTCGCAGTCGCCAGGCTCCCGGCAATGGCCAGCACTGTTCGTGCGTTTAGCCGCGTGACGCGATCCGGTCGGGCGCGCAATGCCAGCGTCTCGGCCGCCACCTTCGTCTGCGGCTGCACTGGGCCGTCGTTCTCCGCGGCATCGGTCGCGCTCGTCATCGATGACCACCTGATTGGACGTCGCTGCGTTCGATCCGAACGACCGCATTTTTTTCGCCGCCCAGCCGAAGCTCCGCCGCGGCGAAGAGCCGGTCGACGACGTAGTAGGGCGTGCGGACGCGGTAGTTGACCAACTGGCCATCGCCTGTAGCGCCAATGACGAAAAGTGGCGGGAGCTCGCCCTGGGCAATCCCGGGAGGAAACTGGATGTAGACCTTGCGACCATCGTCGAATGCACGAAGTGGCTTCCAGGACGGGTTGTCGCCGCGGATCACATAGCGAAACTGCAGCTGTTCGAGGGCGAGGCCGGCATCCACGGGGGCCGCTTCGAGGGCCTCGGCGGCCTGCCTTTTGAGGGCAAGAAGTCGATCCTGTGGATAGTCCCAGGATACCGATGCCATCCAGGCCTGCTCAGTGGAGGTCAGTTCGATCAGGTAGGTGCGTCGGTTGGTGGTGATCACCATGTTCGTCATGATATCGACGCGGGTCGGTTTGACGATGATGCTGATCCGCAGCTTCTCGCCCATCCCGCTCGTTGTGTCGCCAACGATCCAGCGTGCGGTGTCACCGGCGGCGACGGCGACGAGTTCTTCACCGGGTTCGAGGTTGATCGCGGTGACGCGGCCGGGACTCGCGAAGACCTGGTATAGGGCACCATCGGAGAAAGGCCATACCTGAATTGCGTTGAGATAGCCCTCCTGGCTCGGTGCAATCCTGGCTTCATCGTTGGCGCGCGAGACGCTTGCTTCAGGGGAGGCAGGTCCCGACTGACTGACCGGCTTCGGCAGTGGCTTGAGCTGTGACGGGAGCGCCAGCGGCTGGGGTATCGCCACTACCTCGACCGGCTTGGGAGGCTCCGCCATCTGCTGGGCTGCAACCGGCTCCTCCAGTGGAATCGCCGGAGGTATTTCGTTTCGGCTGGCGCAACCGGTTGTTGCAATGACTAGGAAAGAGCAAACGTAGCGCAGGTACCGCATCATCGTGGGTTCGCCTCATTGACTGGTGTTCAGTTCGCGGCTCCAGGACAGGCTATCGACATAGATGCCCAGGGGGTTCTGGCGAAGCTTTTCTTCGCTGTGTGGCGGCTTGAGGACGACCGTTAGCACGGCGGTCCAGCGCTCGGAACCTGCCGCAGCGCCATCGACGTAGCGGCGCTCCGTCCAGCGCACCTGGAAGGAGTTCTCGCTGGCGCGGACAACGCTCGTGATATCAACCGTGATCGACTCCCTGCCGATGCGTGAGAACGGATCACTCTCGCGAGCGAACTCGTTGAGCGTCGTGGCACCGCGGTTCGTGGTCAGTTGGTAGGCGCCAAGCCAGTTGCTTCGGACCACGATCGGGTCGATGGGCAGCGCGCGGACTTGGGTGATGAAGCGGGCCAGGTGCTGGGCGATCAGCGCATCGCCTGGCTGGTAGTCGGTCGCAGCTTCGCCCACCGCACGAACCTGGCCGGCACTGTCGACTTCCACAACGTACGGAATGATCAGCGACTGTGCCGAACGCCAGACCAAACCCGCCGCCATCAGCAGTGCCAAACCCAGGCAGCCGAACGCCATCAGCCGCCAGTTCCTGGCCTGGAAGCGGCTGGACCCGAGGCGCTCGTCCCAGACCTGCGCCGCAGCCTGGTAGGGCGTCGCGGGTGCAGGCGCTTGCGAGTAGCGCGTGCGAGCACGTCTAAAGCGCATAGAGGCGGTCTCCCTTACCCATCCGACGGGTCCTTCAGTCGAGGTCCCTGTGCCGAGCCGCCAGTGTCCCCGCCGCGCAGGGTGTGGGCCACGGTGGCGGTCGCCTGGCTGAGCTGCTGTCGACGTTGCAGGCGCTTGGCCCAGGCCGGTTGTGCGGTCGAGGTTTCTGACTGCCCATCCGAACCTCGCCCCATGGTGGCTTCAGTCAGGGAGCCGCTTGCCATGCGCGCCGCGCTCGCTGCCCCTGTTGCGCCCGTCACACCGGCGGCGACGCGCGACCCTTGGAGCGCAGACGCTGCGCCGGATGCCAGGGCAACTCCACCGACAGCCATGCCGGCAACCCCTAGGGCGGTACCGGCGGCGGCGCCTGCTCCGAGCTGCGGCGCGCCGGAGACGAGCCCAGCGGCAATTCCGGGGCCGAAGATTCCAAGCCCCAGCATGGCGAGTGAGGCGAGCATCGTGGCCAGTGCATGATCGAGAGTGGGCTCCTCCGGTGTTGATAGAAACTCGTCGAACAGCCCGCTTCCGATTCCGATGATCACCGCGAGCACCAAGATTTTTATCCCTGACGAGACAACGTTGCCGAGGACCTTCTCGGCGAGGAAGGCGGTCTTGTTCCAGAGCGCGAAGGGCACCAATACGAAGCCTGCGAGCGTGGTCAGCTTGAACTCGATCAGGGTGACGAATAGCTGGATGGAGAGAATGAAGAAGCTGACGAGCACCACGAGCCATGCCAGGAACAGCACGACGATCATGTCTAAATTGGCCATCGTCTCGGTGAGCCCCGTCAGGCCACCGATGCGTTCGAGCAGGGGGCGTCCCGCCTCGATGCCTAGCGCTGCAATCCGTCCCGGTTGCAGAAACTGCTCTTGCGTCATGGAAGAGCCTGATGCCAGCAGGCCAAGGCCTGCGAAGGACGTAAAGACGATCTTGGCCAGCCAGTTGAAGTTGCCGATGATGAAGGCGAATGCGCCTACGTAGAGCGTCTTCCTGAGCAGCTTCGCAATGGCATCGTCACCGCCGTTGGCCCACAGCAGGCCCGCAAGGGTGACGTCGATGAC
Protein-coding regions in this window:
- a CDS encoding type II toxin-antitoxin system HipA family toxin, which codes for MVEKLTIQTHIEGRWRDALVLSITDIRHVGEARCTTAYLQPYLVDFIGDLDSLLEPAISVNLPVNWNLVETRGYPAFVYDLMPAGAARRSLEKRFGGEKPDGVDLDFFLLSRCTPSSIGHLRVKESFDHVDQTRREAFPRREVVDRTNDFLEYAYESGAALGGATGAQGEAPKLLMVEGVDGALYADAMLSDDLARRHWLVKFARNQVTERDKNILRAEFHYYRAVSALGLNTVSTDGLVLEEAEKPSLWMPRFDRRVEQGAVERIPVESIYSVCANTVPGSRMNHEDVLGRLIGLWASNNQVGELEELVFEYLQRDLLNRILGNSDNHGRNMAIFRHHGRFELAPIYDLAPMVLDPEGVTRVTKWRPEHMGSPDWRAVCDYFHAITDPAALFERLRAAAQRFRALPDLLIDLPAEVRQARTIPLNNLDTRLAEWGFR
- a CDS encoding helix-turn-helix domain-containing protein, with amino-acid sequence MSTPNSEQRKQIINDIMQGHASGRETLGTSIRRLRLEVTGFDQATFAAMCNLSVKALYKLETDKGNPTLGTIEAILRKFGLRLGLVAGIPASSVSLREPSSDVARPVRGANPRRKHVER
- a CDS encoding TrbI/VirB10 family protein yields the protein MTSATDAAENDGPVQPQTKVAAETLALRARPDRVTRLNARTVLAIAGSLATATLIALLLGLNPQDQTRKNAAGELFNVDHNMRPERLETLAKDYSQLASPRPASSSRTDRADIATTEPLAYAPSHPGDVEPKTAELADAEEDEQARLSPLFFQANNTRSASEPVIDPGRPGRSVQSPSGNQALVSKTSDAQMSESALVQKPASPYQVMAGSVIAAALVTGIKSDLPGDVIATVTEPVYDTATGAHVLIPQGARLLGRYDSQIRHGQSRIDVVWHRLIFPDTSSLKLDNPIASDPQGYAGLEDGVDWHWDRIVAGAALTSLLGIGAELAAPASRNEGDRIVIAGRDSLQDSVNQVGQEVTRRNVDIRPTLSQRPGLPLRIIVNRDIPLRPYRPRSAPIHGRP
- the trbG gene encoding P-type conjugative transfer protein TrbG; amino-acid sequence: MMRYLRYVCSFLVIATTGCASRNEIPPAIPLEEPVAAQQMAEPPKPVEVVAIPQPLALPSQLKPLPKPVSQSGPASPEASVSRANDEARIAPSQEGYLNAIQVWPFSDGALYQVFASPGRVTAINLEPGEELVAVAAGDTARWIVGDTTSGMGEKLRISIIVKPTRVDIMTNMVITTNRRTYLIELTSTEQAWMASVSWDYPQDRLLALKRQAAEALEAAPVDAGLALEQLQFRYVIRGDNPSWKPLRAFDDGRKVYIQFPPGIAQGELPPLFVIGATGDGQLVNYRVRTPYYVVDRLFAAAELRLGGEKNAVVRIERSDVQSGGHR
- the trbF gene encoding conjugal transfer protein TrbF, which produces MRFRRARTRYSQAPAPATPYQAAAQVWDERLGSSRFQARNWRLMAFGCLGLALLMAAGLVWRSAQSLIIPYVVEVDSAGQVRAVGEAATDYQPGDALIAQHLARFITQVRALPIDPIVVRSNWLGAYQLTTNRGATTLNEFARESDPFSRIGRESITVDITSVVRASENSFQVRWTERRYVDGAAAGSERWTAVLTVVLKPPHSEEKLRQNPLGIYVDSLSWSRELNTSQ
- the trbL gene encoding P-type conjugative transfer protein TrbL; its protein translation is MNDVGVIDRFLETFSLYIDSGFGLLNGEIAFLSATLVVIDVTLAGLLWANGGDDAIAKLLRKTLYVGAFAFIIGNFNWLAKIVFTSFAGLGLLASGSSMTQEQFLQPGRIAALGIEAGRPLLERIGGLTGLTETMANLDMIVVLFLAWLVVLVSFFILSIQLFVTLIEFKLTTLAGFVLVPFALWNKTAFLAEKVLGNVVSSGIKILVLAVIIGIGSGLFDEFLSTPEEPTLDHALATMLASLAMLGLGIFGPGIAAGLVSGAPQLGAGAAAGTALGVAGMAVGGVALASGAASALQGSRVAAGVTGATGAASAARMASGSLTEATMGRGSDGQSETSTAQPAWAKRLQRRQQLSQATATVAHTLRGGDTGGSAQGPRLKDPSDG